The proteins below are encoded in one region of Physeter macrocephalus isolate SW-GA unplaced genomic scaffold, ASM283717v5 random_2648, whole genome shotgun sequence:
- the LOC102976460 gene encoding late histone H2B.L4-like — protein MSEPSSVTSEESLGTKEAEPSKAEPEEPKQKAAKRHRRRSDGFDSFATYFPRVLKQVHQGLSLSQEAAKVMDSFVQDIFERIADEAARLVRSSKRSTLSSREIQTSVRLLLPGEMGKHAVSKANKAVIRYTTGK, from the coding sequence ATGTCTGAGCCTTCGTCTGTGACGTCTGAAGAAAGCCTGGGCACCAAGGAAGCCGAGCCCTCCAAAGCCGAGCCGGAGGAACCGAAGCAGAAGGCAGCGAAGCGCCACCGCCGCCGCTCTGACGGCTTCGACAGCTTTGCCACCTATTTCCCCAGGGTGCTGAAGCAGGTCCACCAGGGCCTGAGCCTCTCGCAGGAGGCCGCGAAGGTCATGGATTCGTTCGTTCAGGACATCTTTGAGCGAATCGCCGACGAGGCGGCGCGCCTGGTCCGCTCCAGCAAGCGCTCCACCCTCAGCTCCAGAGAGATCCAGACCTCCGTGCGCCTGCTGCTGCCTGGGGAGATGGGCAAGCACGCCGTGTCCAAGGCCAACAAGGCCGTCATCAGATACACCACCGGCAAATGA